Proteins from a single region of Desulfolutivibrio sulfoxidireducens:
- a CDS encoding HigA family addiction module antitoxin codes for MRTPIHPGELLAEDMQALDMSANQLATHLKVPANRITQILGGQRAITADTARRLAQFFGTTPQYWLNLQMIYELDRDRLVPDKEQEILAIPRYDSLPPCRA; via the coding sequence ATGCGCACCCCCATACATCCAGGTGAACTCCTGGCCGAAGACATGCAGGCCCTCGACATGAGCGCCAACCAACTGGCGACGCACCTCAAGGTCCCGGCCAACCGGATCACGCAAATCCTTGGCGGCCAACGGGCCATAACGGCGGACACCGCCCGGCGTCTGGCCCAGTTCTTTGGCACTACCCCGCAATACTGGCTGAATTTGCAGATGATCTACGAGCTTGACCGAGACCGCCTCGTGCCGGACAAGGAACAGGAAATTCTCGCCATCCCCAGGTACGACTCGCTCCCACCCTGCCGCGCCTAA
- a CDS encoding precorrin-8X methylmutase, translating into MPTDIPDNAPLAPQRLPDDIERESFRLIDAEVPEPRPFAGPAWEVLRRMIHATADFELLALARFHPRAVEAGLAALAAGAVLVTDTEMARMGIPQRRLAPLGCRAVCLIGDPRAAETARREGTTRTAAAVDLAVDLARGPGIVADMPNAPLVFVIGNAPTALLRLLDHMRAGRVRPALVLGMPVGFVNAAQSKARLAEFGDSARGVPYITIQGRKGGSTSAAAAVNALLELALRDRGFS; encoded by the coding sequence ATGCCCACCGACATTCCAGACAACGCCCCGCTTGCCCCCCAACGCCTGCCGGACGACATCGAACGCGAATCCTTCCGCCTGATCGACGCCGAGGTTCCCGAACCCCGGCCCTTCGCCGGCCCGGCCTGGGAGGTGCTCCGGCGCATGATCCACGCCACGGCGGACTTCGAGCTGCTTGCCCTGGCGCGTTTCCATCCCCGGGCCGTGGAGGCGGGCCTGGCCGCGCTGGCCGCCGGGGCGGTCCTGGTCACGGACACGGAGATGGCCCGCATGGGCATCCCGCAAAGACGCCTTGCACCGCTTGGATGCCGGGCCGTGTGCCTGATCGGCGATCCCCGCGCGGCCGAGACGGCCAGACGGGAGGGAACCACCCGCACGGCGGCGGCCGTGGACCTGGCCGTGGACCTGGCCCGGGGACCCGGGATCGTGGCGGATATGCCGAACGCGCCGCTTGTCTTCGTGATCGGCAACGCGCCCACGGCCCTTTTGCGGCTTCTCGACCACATGCGCGCCGGCCGCGTCCGGCCGGCCCTGGTGCTGGGCATGCCCGTGGGGTTCGTCAACGCGGCCCAGTCCAAGGCCAGGCTGGCGGAATTCGGGGACTCGGCCCGGGGCGTGCCCTACATCACCATACAGGGAAGAAAGGGCGGCTCGACGTCGGCCGCGGCCGCAGTCAACGCCCTTTTGGAACTGGCCCTGAGAGATCGGGGATTTTCGTGA
- the argC gene encoding N-acetyl-gamma-glutamyl-phosphate reductase, translating into MSKIPVGLVGVTGYTGMELVRLLARHPALELVRATSRAEAGKTLVELYPHLQGLGIGELSVTEPDAGSLAASCRLVFLAVPHGAAMGYAADLLSAGLKVVDLSADFRLTDPGVYESWYAVEHRHPELLEQAVYGLPERYADRIAAATLVANPGCYPTSVILGLAPALAKGLVETDGIVADSKSGASGAGRKAQTGMLFCEVHDTFRAYNLGKHRHTPEIEQELSKIAGADLMLSFNPHLVPIDRGILSTIYTRPVKPTTLDEVHNVYTTHYAQSPWVRVLPKGKLPETRFVRGTMFCDIGLVLDGRTGRLVIVTAIDNLCRGASGQALACANLMLGLPLEAGLDLAPLVP; encoded by the coding sequence ATGAGCAAGATTCCCGTCGGGCTGGTGGGCGTCACCGGCTATACCGGCATGGAACTGGTCCGGCTTCTGGCCAGGCATCCGGCCCTGGAACTGGTGCGGGCCACGTCCCGGGCCGAGGCCGGAAAGACCCTGGTGGAACTGTATCCGCACCTTCAGGGCCTGGGCATCGGCGAACTGTCCGTCACCGAACCGGATGCCGGGTCCCTGGCCGCGTCCTGCCGGCTGGTGTTTCTGGCCGTGCCCCACGGCGCGGCCATGGGCTACGCCGCCGATCTTTTGTCCGCCGGGCTCAAGGTCGTGGATCTAAGCGCCGATTTTCGCCTGACCGACCCCGGCGTCTACGAATCGTGGTACGCGGTGGAGCACCGCCATCCGGAACTCCTGGAACAGGCCGTCTACGGCCTGCCCGAACGCTACGCGGACCGGATCGCCGCGGCCACGCTGGTGGCCAACCCCGGCTGCTACCCGACCTCGGTCATCCTGGGCCTGGCCCCGGCCCTGGCCAAGGGGTTGGTGGAGACCGACGGCATTGTGGCCGACAGCAAGTCCGGGGCCAGCGGGGCCGGACGCAAGGCCCAGACCGGCATGCTTTTTTGCGAGGTCCACGACACGTTTCGGGCCTACAACCTGGGCAAGCACCGCCATACCCCGGAGATCGAGCAGGAGCTGTCGAAGATCGCCGGCGCGGACCTGATGCTTTCGTTCAATCCGCACCTCGTGCCCATCGACCGGGGCATTCTGTCCACCATCTATACCCGGCCGGTCAAGCCGACGACCCTGGACGAGGTCCACAACGTCTATACCACCCACTACGCCCAAAGCCCCTGGGTGCGGGTTCTGCCCAAGGGGAAACTCCCGGAGACGCGGTTCGTGCGCGGCACCATGTTCTGCGATATCGGGCTTGTGCTCGACGGCCGCACCGGCCGGCTGGTCATCGTCACGGCCATCGACAACCTGTGCCGTGGCGCGTCGGGGCAGGCTTTGGCCTGCGCCAACCTGATGCTGGGGCTGCCGCTTGAGGCGGGACTCGATCTGGCGCCCTTGGTGCCGTAA
- the phoU gene encoding phosphate signaling complex protein PhoU codes for MDIFFQHDLEKLKVDVLTIFHHAQNAVQRSRGALLERNEVLAREVIDGDEDIDHLECAIDAEILRLLALKQPVARDLRFIVGCMRMVVGIERIGDEASGIAARGLGMLDRPPLPRSLALEELFGFCRECLQKTAKAFADLDAELARELCVDSEDALELNIKVFKEMTQYMIDESRTVERAVQMCFVAHSLKRVCDQCSNIAESVIFIKEGACNRHRCD; via the coding sequence GTGGATATCTTTTTTCAACACGACCTGGAAAAGCTCAAGGTCGATGTCCTGACCATCTTTCATCACGCCCAAAACGCCGTGCAACGGTCCCGGGGCGCTTTGTTGGAGCGAAACGAGGTCCTGGCCCGGGAGGTCATCGACGGGGACGAGGACATCGATCATCTGGAGTGCGCCATCGATGCCGAGATTCTGCGGCTTTTGGCCCTCAAACAGCCTGTGGCCAGGGATTTGCGGTTCATCGTGGGCTGCATGCGCATGGTGGTGGGCATCGAACGCATCGGCGACGAGGCCTCGGGCATCGCCGCGCGCGGCCTGGGCATGCTGGACCGGCCGCCTCTGCCGCGAAGCCTGGCTCTGGAGGAGCTTTTCGGTTTCTGCCGGGAATGCCTGCAAAAGACCGCCAAGGCCTTTGCGGACCTTGACGCGGAACTGGCCAGGGAGCTGTGCGTGGACAGCGAGGACGCCCTGGAGCTGAACATCAAGGTCTTTAAGGAAATGACCCAATATATGATCGACGAGTCGCGCACGGTGGAGCGGGCGGTGCAGATGTGCTTCGTGGCCCACTCCCTGAAAAGGGTGTGCGACCAGTGCTCGAACATCGCCGAGAGTGTGATCTTCATCAAGGAAGGGGCCTGCAATAGGCACCGGTGCGACTGA
- a CDS encoding EAL domain-containing protein → MGNPDATQKHIEQAMDGGDEADPAAVFSMVCGDHEGVHAFLNAVAVGMAVMDEQGRLLWANKALGRILDRAPASLTGQPFTRYVADMDPGQALELHRRYLAGGSGMTKEWTALRRDGRRVPVYVSPGRLRISGDTTCSLICVTDLTAQGENKEALTRRAFQQGIISEIGLFALSSGDILGLMRKTVLLMVSILDVEMAEVMRLMPDGALRLEAGVGSPDPEGTIYPGQADSGQSMAAYLQSASGPVIMEDYAGETRFTVPDVFLRAGMRSGVGMLIHGRDGHYGFLGAHTSKKRVFTEDDVHFLQSLANVLSEAVTRTGAEAALAASNRLGRLILEAVGEGIFGIDRAGSITFVNPATAQLTGYPAEKLAGEDPHALWHHSKPDGKPFPRSKSPILKVLADGRRRHVREDWFWRADGRIFPVDYVVTPLLEDDQIRGAVVAFRDITERKKAEKALTYQAYHDELTGLYNRAFFIERLERAMRATKSGGRGHFAVMFLDIDDFKFVNDSLGHTVGDRLLRGIAMRLWNTLDPGDVIARFGGDEFAVLVDGRDVPGKGLATAERIHEEFKKPARIDEFEFYVTASIGIVDDVAGYEGVDEVLRDADTAMFQAKSRGKGNSEVFDRAMHDRASERLHLVTGLRRALEHGELYLAYQPIFRLPDRRTVGFEALARWRHPVRGILSPAVFIPVAESSGLILPLGDFVLRECCGRMRRWIDEHPGAGGMSISANISAKQLMQGDLAARVGRVLGETGLDPRHLKLEITESVLMENAELAVDLLSRLRDMGVRLSVDDFGTGYSSLSYLRRLPVNELKIDRSFVSNMDVNPEKFEIVRAIVQLARALNLDVCAEGVETEAELAGLLSLGCGLGQGYLHARPLPADEARAFIPDPL, encoded by the coding sequence GTGGGCAATCCGGACGCGACACAAAAGCACATCGAACAGGCCATGGACGGCGGGGACGAGGCGGACCCGGCGGCCGTGTTTTCCATGGTGTGCGGCGACCACGAAGGCGTTCACGCCTTCCTGAACGCCGTGGCCGTGGGCATGGCGGTCATGGACGAACAGGGCCGGCTGCTGTGGGCGAACAAGGCCCTGGGGCGCATCCTGGACCGCGCCCCGGCAAGCCTCACGGGGCAGCCCTTCACCCGCTACGTGGCGGACATGGATCCCGGGCAGGCCCTTGAGCTGCACCGAAGATACCTGGCCGGGGGCTCGGGCATGACCAAGGAGTGGACGGCCCTGCGCAGGGACGGCCGGCGGGTGCCCGTCTACGTCTCTCCCGGACGCCTGCGGATATCCGGCGACACCACCTGTTCCCTGATCTGCGTCACCGACCTGACCGCTCAGGGCGAGAACAAGGAGGCCCTCACGCGTCGGGCCTTCCAGCAGGGCATCATCTCCGAGATCGGGCTTTTCGCCTTGTCCTCGGGCGACATTCTGGGGCTCATGCGCAAGACCGTGCTGCTTATGGTCTCCATTTTGGACGTGGAGATGGCCGAGGTGATGCGCCTGATGCCGGACGGCGCGCTTCGCCTCGAGGCCGGCGTGGGCAGCCCTGATCCGGAAGGGACGATCTACCCCGGGCAGGCCGATTCCGGCCAGTCCATGGCCGCCTATCTCCAGTCGGCCAGCGGTCCGGTGATCATGGAGGACTATGCCGGGGAGACGCGGTTCACGGTCCCGGACGTGTTCCTGCGGGCCGGGATGCGTAGCGGCGTGGGCATGCTCATCCACGGCCGCGACGGGCACTATGGTTTTCTGGGGGCGCACACCAGCAAAAAACGCGTTTTCACCGAGGACGACGTCCATTTCCTGCAGTCCCTGGCCAACGTGCTCTCCGAGGCCGTGACCCGGACCGGGGCCGAGGCCGCCCTGGCCGCGTCCAACCGCCTGGGCCGGCTGATCCTCGAGGCCGTGGGCGAGGGCATCTTCGGCATCGACCGGGCGGGCAGCATCACCTTCGTCAATCCGGCCACGGCCCAGTTGACCGGGTATCCGGCCGAAAAATTGGCCGGCGAGGATCCCCACGCCCTGTGGCACCACTCCAAACCCGACGGCAAACCCTTCCCCCGCTCCAAAAGCCCCATCCTGAAGGTCCTGGCCGACGGTCGCCGCCGGCATGTCCGGGAGGACTGGTTCTGGCGGGCCGACGGACGCATCTTTCCCGTGGATTACGTGGTCACGCCGCTTCTGGAGGACGACCAGATACGCGGGGCGGTGGTGGCCTTTCGGGACATCACCGAGCGCAAGAAGGCCGAGAAGGCCCTGACCTATCAGGCCTACCACGACGAGCTCACGGGCCTGTACAACCGGGCCTTTTTCATCGAACGCCTGGAACGGGCCATGCGCGCGACCAAGAGCGGCGGTCGCGGACACTTCGCGGTCATGTTTTTAGACATCGACGATTTCAAGTTCGTCAACGACAGCCTGGGGCACACCGTGGGTGATCGACTGCTGCGCGGCATCGCCATGCGCCTGTGGAACACCCTGGACCCGGGCGACGTCATCGCCCGGTTCGGCGGCGATGAATTCGCCGTGTTGGTGGATGGCCGTGACGTCCCGGGCAAGGGGCTGGCCACGGCCGAACGCATCCACGAGGAATTCAAAAAACCCGCGCGCATCGACGAGTTCGAATTCTACGTCACGGCCAGCATCGGCATCGTGGACGACGTGGCCGGGTACGAAGGGGTGGACGAGGTGCTTCGGGACGCGGATACGGCCATGTTTCAGGCCAAATCCCGGGGCAAGGGAAACAGCGAGGTTTTTGACCGGGCCATGCACGACCGGGCCAGCGAGCGCCTGCATCTGGTGACCGGGCTGCGCCGGGCCCTGGAACACGGCGAACTGTACCTGGCCTACCAGCCCATCTTTCGCCTCCCGGACCGGCGTACCGTGGGCTTCGAGGCCCTGGCCCGGTGGCGGCATCCCGTGCGCGGCATCCTGTCCCCGGCGGTGTTCATCCCCGTGGCCGAGTCCTCGGGACTGATCCTGCCCCTGGGTGACTTCGTTTTGCGCGAATGTTGCGGCCGTATGCGCCGGTGGATCGACGAACACCCCGGGGCGGGCGGAATGTCGATCTCGGCCAACATCTCGGCCAAGCAGCTCATGCAGGGGGATCTGGCCGCCCGGGTGGGCCGGGTCCTGGGCGAGACCGGCCTCGATCCAAGGCATCTCAAACTGGAAATCACCGAATCGGTGCTCATGGAGAACGCCGAACTGGCCGTGGATCTGCTAAGCCGCCTGCGGGACATGGGCGTGCGCCTGTCCGTGGACGATTTCGGCACGGGCTATTCCTCCCTTTCGTATCTGCGCCGTCTCCCGGTCAACGAACTGAAGATCGACCGTTCCTTCGTTTCCAATATGGACGTCAACCCGGAAAAGTTCGAAATCGTGCGGGCCATCGTGCAGTTGGCCCGGGCCCTCAACCTCGACGTGTGCGCCGAGGGCGTGGAGACCGAGGCCGAACTGGCCGGACTTTTGTCCCTGGGATGCGGTCTGGGCCAGGGCTATCTGCACGCCCGGCCCCTGCCCGCCGACGAGGCCCGGGCCTTCATCCCCGACCCCCTCTGA
- the pyk gene encoding pyruvate kinase, with translation MQTKIVATLGPASMNPETMRLMVKAGVRIFRLNFSHSDAAYFIPAIKTIREIEDETGLPLTALGDLCGPKVRIGEVENSPRQVNKGEYLLLGLPDERPGNDDLAFVSLDIPELLKGLAVGMPVNLSDGLLQFKVAKEVKADRLYELEAQNAGFLSSHKGIAFPGKTHPMPALTVKDIKDLHEGIDVGIDAVALSFVQGAQDVVDVKTHIKEHGTWIPVVAKLERQNAVENLDEILKITDVVMVARGDLGLECPIPELPIIQKRIIRACRHAQKPVIVATQMLLSMVHNPIPTRAESTDVANAILDGADCVMLSEETAIGDYPVETVKVMRQISDEAVAYYLERIEGPYAPKKERNPAKYLAYAASLLATNVDAPALISHTVSGHTARLLSSRRPAQPIYALTPDTRVLRALNFAWGVKPRLITGDDRRHMDRVEEYVEASPDFKAGEPVVITAGRPTPGNPSSGTNEIKVYYK, from the coding sequence ATGCAGACCAAGATCGTGGCCACCCTGGGTCCGGCGTCCATGAACCCGGAGACCATGCGGCTGATGGTCAAGGCCGGGGTCCGGATCTTCCGCCTGAACTTCTCCCATTCCGACGCGGCCTACTTCATCCCGGCCATCAAGACCATCCGGGAGATCGAGGACGAGACCGGGTTGCCGCTGACCGCGCTCGGCGACCTGTGCGGTCCCAAGGTCCGCATCGGCGAGGTGGAGAACTCCCCCCGGCAGGTGAACAAGGGCGAATACCTGCTTCTCGGGCTTCCCGACGAGCGTCCCGGAAACGACGACCTGGCCTTCGTGAGCCTGGACATCCCGGAACTGCTCAAGGGGCTTGCCGTGGGCATGCCGGTCAACCTAAGCGACGGGCTTTTGCAGTTCAAGGTGGCCAAGGAGGTCAAGGCCGACCGGCTTTACGAACTCGAGGCCCAGAACGCGGGCTTTCTGTCCTCCCACAAGGGCATCGCCTTCCCCGGCAAGACCCACCCCATGCCCGCCCTGACCGTGAAGGACATCAAGGACCTGCACGAGGGCATCGACGTGGGCATCGACGCCGTGGCCCTGTCCTTCGTGCAAGGCGCCCAGGACGTGGTCGACGTCAAGACGCACATCAAGGAGCACGGGACCTGGATTCCGGTGGTGGCCAAGCTGGAGCGGCAAAACGCCGTGGAAAACCTGGACGAGATCTTGAAGATCACCGACGTGGTCATGGTCGCCCGGGGCGATCTGGGCCTGGAATGCCCCATCCCGGAACTGCCCATCATCCAGAAACGGATCATCCGGGCCTGCCGCCACGCCCAGAAGCCGGTCATCGTGGCCACCCAGATGCTTTTGTCCATGGTCCACAACCCCATCCCCACCCGGGCCGAGAGCACGGATGTGGCCAACGCCATCCTGGACGGGGCCGATTGCGTCATGCTCTCGGAGGAGACGGCCATCGGGGATTATCCGGTGGAGACGGTCAAGGTCATGCGCCAGATTTCGGATGAGGCCGTGGCCTATTACCTGGAGCGCATCGAGGGTCCCTACGCGCCGAAAAAGGAGCGCAACCCGGCCAAGTATCTGGCCTACGCGGCGAGCTTACTCGCCACCAACGTGGACGCGCCGGCCCTGATCAGCCACACGGTCAGCGGGCACACGGCCAGGCTTCTGTCCTCGCGGCGGCCGGCCCAGCCCATCTACGCCCTGACCCCGGACACGCGGGTGCTGCGGGCGCTCAATTTCGCGTGGGGGGTCAAGCCCCGGCTGATCACCGGCGACGACCGGCGGCACATGGACCGGGTGGAGGAATATGTGGAGGCGTCGCCGGACTTCAAGGCCGGCGAACCGGTGGTGATCACGGCCGGCCGGCCCACGCCCGGCAATCCCAGCTCCGGGACCAACGAGATCAAGGTGTATTACAAGTAG
- a CDS encoding DUF1844 domain-containing protein translates to MSENEDFKVTDRRATGPDADGTGTCREGKGVPPRKDKPCYPPVAFSTFLLSLAASAMVQLGESPEPETGQYTQNLALAKHTIDILAMLQCKTRANATDEEAKLLADLLCQLRLSYVKKTG, encoded by the coding sequence ATGAGCGAGAACGAGGATTTCAAGGTCACTGATCGCCGCGCCACAGGGCCGGACGCGGACGGAACCGGAACCTGCCGGGAAGGGAAGGGCGTGCCGCCGCGCAAGGACAAACCCTGCTATCCGCCTGTGGCCTTTTCGACCTTCCTTTTGTCCCTGGCCGCCTCGGCCATGGTCCAGCTCGGCGAGTCCCCGGAGCCGGAGACCGGCCAGTACACGCAAAATCTGGCCCTGGCCAAGCACACCATCGACATCCTGGCCATGCTCCAATGCAAGACCCGGGCGAACGCCACGGATGAGGAGGCCAAGCTTCTGGCGGACCTGTTGTGCCAACTGCGGCTCTCCTACGTGAAAAAAACCGGCTGA
- a CDS encoding type II toxin-antitoxin system RelE/ParE family toxin, which translates to MIDSFNCKKTQRLFETGECDKAFHPFQRQAERALCRLEAAVELYDLRIPPGNHFEALGGDKKGQFSIRINDSWRICFTWEYGKAKNVAITDYH; encoded by the coding sequence ATGATTGATTCGTTCAACTGCAAAAAGACGCAACGGCTCTTTGAAACCGGCGAATGCGATAAAGCCTTTCACCCCTTTCAGCGCCAAGCTGAACGAGCCCTGTGTCGGCTTGAAGCGGCTGTGGAACTGTATGACTTGCGGATTCCTCCTGGAAATCATTTTGAGGCGCTAGGAGGTGATAAAAAAGGACAATTCAGCATCCGTATTAATGACAGCTGGCGGATATGTTTTACGTGGGAATACGGTAAAGCAAAAAATGTAGCTATTACTGACTATCACTAA
- the tcmP gene encoding three-Cys-motif partner protein TcmP, producing the protein MANVLKLVSGLAGATPLLRKYLSTYTSILHQARKKPRNGAPWPKSIDYIDAFAGSVTPQDKETQEYIDGSPMVAIKTNPGFDSFHFIDRDNSRIQNKILPLKGLYPSKKIEVHYGDCNYVLQNCILKSYTPTCGKRAFAFLDPYGLSLEWNTIQAIGNTKVIDVFINFPLMGIYRQLGDSPPDEALQETITKVMGCSEWFREAYKDSPQLTLPGINPRLERQNHRLAERLAQLYRTRLEKYCFEAVSRPVIMYNSNGGPLYALILASQKRLAVVKMHEIFDRMHRIHTTTKALD; encoded by the coding sequence GTGGCCAACGTTCTTAAACTGGTGTCCGGTTTAGCGGGGGCAACTCCACTTCTTAGGAAATACTTATCAACGTACACCAGCATCTTGCATCAGGCAAGAAAAAAGCCTCGGAATGGTGCGCCTTGGCCAAAATCAATCGACTATATTGATGCGTTTGCTGGTTCTGTCACACCACAAGACAAAGAAACTCAAGAATATATTGATGGCTCTCCGATGGTTGCGATCAAAACAAATCCTGGATTTGACAGTTTCCATTTTATTGACCGCGACAACTCTAGAATTCAAAACAAAATTCTTCCTCTAAAGGGTTTGTACCCTTCCAAAAAAATTGAAGTACACTATGGAGATTGCAACTATGTTTTACAAAATTGCATATTAAAATCTTACACGCCAACCTGTGGAAAACGAGCATTCGCATTCCTTGATCCGTATGGACTTAGTCTTGAATGGAATACTATACAGGCTATCGGCAATACTAAAGTAATCGATGTCTTCATCAACTTTCCACTTATGGGGATTTATAGACAGCTCGGAGATTCTCCTCCAGATGAAGCTTTGCAGGAAACGATCACGAAGGTGATGGGTTGCAGCGAATGGTTTAGAGAAGCATACAAGGACAGCCCGCAGCTAACACTTCCTGGAATAAACCCACGACTCGAGCGACAAAACCATCGCCTAGCGGAAAGACTTGCCCAGCTATATAGAACAAGACTTGAAAAATATTGTTTTGAGGCTGTCAGCAGACCAGTAATTATGTACAATAGCAATGGTGGCCCTCTGTACGCCCTCATTCTCGCTAGCCAGAAACGATTAGCTGTGGTTAAAATGCATGAAATTTTTGACAGGATGCATCGAATCCACACAACAACAAAAGCACTTGACTGA
- a CDS encoding phenylacetate--CoA ligase family protein, whose protein sequence is MSAQHRFLPSLSPEKIHAIQTQGLNWTLRHAYAGNARYRERLAQAGYDPAGTVSLDDLSRIPVTTVDELRRGYPLPLLSVPERDVVRIHASSGTTGKRKILAYTQNDIDTWKDMFARCYELAGLTTADRVQIAVGYGLWTAGAGFQLGCERFGAMSVPIGPGNMEIHLQLLEDLQTTCLCSTASMALLLAEEVAKHNLRKKIALKKAIFGAETHTPKMRARFVDWLGLEDSFDISGMTELYGPGAGLECAAHTGIHYWADLYILEVLDPETLQPVAPGEVGEIVVTTLRKEASPLIRYRTRDLTRIIPGDCPCGLCLPRHDRILGRSDDMFIFRGVNVYPGQIAAVVEHFPELGSEFQIRLTRKDGRDQMLVKIERKLGVSAEFDQNLSEAVSVELRKHLLARGWVEIVAPGDLPRSFGKTKRLIDDRNEE, encoded by the coding sequence ATGTCTGCACAGCACCGTTTTCTCCCCAGCCTCAGCCCCGAAAAAATCCACGCCATCCAGACCCAGGGCCTCAACTGGACCCTGCGCCACGCCTATGCCGGCAATGCCCGCTACCGCGAACGCCTGGCCCAGGCCGGCTACGACCCGGCCGGCACCGTCAGCCTGGACGATCTCTCCCGCATCCCGGTGACCACCGTGGACGAACTGCGCCGGGGCTATCCCCTGCCGCTTCTGTCCGTGCCCGAGCGAGACGTGGTGCGCATCCACGCCTCAAGCGGCACCACGGGCAAGCGCAAGATCCTGGCCTACACCCAAAACGACATCGACACCTGGAAGGACATGTTCGCCCGCTGCTACGAACTGGCCGGGCTGACCACCGCCGACCGGGTGCAGATCGCCGTGGGCTACGGCCTGTGGACCGCCGGGGCCGGATTCCAGCTCGGCTGCGAGCGCTTCGGGGCCATGAGCGTGCCCATCGGTCCGGGAAACATGGAGATCCACCTCCAGCTCCTGGAGGACCTCCAGACCACCTGCCTGTGTTCCACGGCCTCCATGGCCCTGCTTCTGGCCGAGGAGGTGGCCAAACACAATCTCAGGAAAAAAATAGCCCTGAAAAAGGCCATCTTCGGGGCCGAGACCCATACCCCGAAAATGCGCGCCCGGTTCGTGGACTGGCTGGGCCTTGAAGACAGCTTCGACATCTCGGGCATGACCGAGCTCTACGGCCCGGGCGCGGGCCTGGAATGCGCGGCCCACACCGGCATCCACTACTGGGCCGACCTGTACATCCTGGAGGTGCTCGACCCCGAGACCCTGCAACCAGTGGCCCCGGGCGAGGTGGGGGAAATCGTGGTCACCACGCTTCGAAAGGAGGCCTCGCCGCTGATCCGCTACCGCACCCGGGACCTGACCCGGATCATCCCCGGGGACTGCCCGTGCGGCCTTTGCCTGCCACGCCACGACCGCATTCTGGGCCGGTCCGACGACATGTTCATCTTTCGCGGCGTCAACGTCTATCCGGGCCAGATCGCCGCCGTCGTGGAGCACTTCCCGGAACTCGGCTCGGAGTTTCAGATTCGCCTGACGCGCAAGGACGGCCGGGACCAGATGCTGGTCAAGATCGAGCGCAAGCTCGGCGTTTCGGCCGAATTCGACCAGAACCTGTCCGAGGCGGTATCGGTGGAGTTGCGCAAGCATCTTCTGGCCCGGGGCTGGGTGGAGATCGTGGCCCCCGGCGATCTGCCGCGCTCGTTCGGCAAGACCAAGCGGCTCATCGACGACCGCAACGAGGAATAG
- a CDS encoding DUF5131 family protein: MAWSKIEWTEASWNPLTGCTKISPGCKNCYAERMAKRLQSMGAPNYRNGFQLTLHEHALNIPLLWKSPRLIFVNSMSDLFHDEVPLQFIKKVFATMELAQHHVFQVLTKRSRRLAELAPQISWPQNVWMGVSAENGDYLYRIDNLRKVPAAVRFLSLEPLIGRIGTINLSAIDWVIVGGESGPGARPMDSSWVTEIRDQCLRSNVAFFFKQWGGVRKKKAGRSLEGRTWDQMPAEVTNRYQHAIA; encoded by the coding sequence ATGGCATGGTCAAAAATCGAATGGACTGAAGCGAGTTGGAACCCATTGACAGGCTGTACCAAAATCAGTCCTGGCTGTAAAAATTGCTATGCCGAACGCATGGCCAAGCGCCTCCAGTCGATGGGGGCTCCAAATTATCGAAATGGATTCCAACTAACACTCCACGAGCATGCTCTCAACATTCCACTTCTATGGAAGTCACCTCGACTCATTTTCGTTAATTCGATGAGTGATCTTTTTCATGATGAAGTGCCACTTCAATTTATCAAAAAAGTCTTTGCAACCATGGAATTGGCTCAACATCATGTCTTTCAAGTTCTGACGAAAAGATCAAGGAGACTTGCTGAACTGGCTCCTCAAATTTCGTGGCCTCAAAATGTCTGGATGGGCGTTAGTGCCGAGAACGGAGATTATCTCTATCGCATTGACAATTTAAGGAAAGTTCCCGCCGCCGTACGGTTTCTTTCTTTAGAGCCCCTCATTGGCCGCATCGGAACTATAAATTTATCCGCAATTGATTGGGTCATTGTGGGTGGAGAATCCGGCCCTGGGGCTCGTCCCATGGATTCATCTTGGGTGACTGAAATCCGAGATCAATGCCTCAGATCGAATGTCGCTTTCTTCTTTAAGCAGTGGGGCGGGGTAAGGAAAAAAAAGGCAGGGAGATCTCTAGAAGGAAGGACTTGGGATCAAATGCCGGCCGAAGTAACCAATCGCTATCAACATGCGATAGCGTAA